The Triticum urartu cultivar G1812 chromosome 6, Tu2.1, whole genome shotgun sequence genome includes the window GAAGAAACTGGTGGTGAGGATGCACATTTTATTTGGGATGAACAGGCTATAGGCATAGCTGATGGCGTTGGTGGTTGGGCAAGCTACGGTATTGATGCAGGTCAATATGCTAGAGATATTATGTCTAATGCAGTAACCGCAATAGAAGAAGAGCCAAAAGATTCAATTGATCTTACAAGGGTACTAGAGAAGGCCCATAGTAGCACAACAGTGCCGGGTTCATCGACCGCATGTATCATTGCTTTAACAAATCAGGTTGGTTACTAATCTTGTTTATTTTTGCTGTGACATGATTACATGTTTCCTTGTCTATGGCTTTGGCATCAGTAAGAGAAGCTAAAAGTTGACCACCATTCTTTGTTGATGATATAATGCCACAAAACTGACCTGAGTGTTTAACTTGTTCAGTTCTTAGATAGTTTATCACGATTTCGGATTTGGTTGTACATTGTTTCAGGGAATACAAGCAATTAATCTTGGTGACAGTGGCTTTATAGTCATCCGAGATGGCTGCACATTGTGTAGGTCACCTGTACAACAACATGATTTCAATTTCTCCTACCAACTTCAGAGTGGCAACTCGAGTGACTTGCCTAATGCTGCACAGGTATGCTCATATACTGCTGATAACGCTTTTGTTTTTGTAGTAACCAGTGTATATGGACACAATTTGGTCGTTAACAAATATTCACGGCTTGTGCCTATTTTTTTTAATGAAAACCATAGTTTTATGTTCTAGTAAAAGAAGCCTTTGTGCCAATGGATTATACTAGTACTCCCAGGTGAAACAAATGCATATATAATAGCCATGTAGATTAGGAATTCTATAATCCACGTGTCGCAGAATTATACTCCATTCTGTATCCATCTCTTAAAACATATGAGCACATGTAGTATAATTCTGCGACACATGGTTTGTAGAATTTTAGTCCTTGTTAATATCCATCTCTTAAAACATATGGGCACATGTATCCAGTCTAGCAATCGTCACATACTGCAAATTGTAGTCCTTGTTAATACCCATGTTGTTTTGCCTGCTGTGCCTGTATACTCAGGTCTTCAAGGTACCCGTCGCGTCTGGTGATGTAATTGTCGCTGGAACAGATGGGTTGTTCGATAACTTGTACAACAACGATATAACAGCTGTAGTGGTCCACGCAACCAGAGCTGGCCTGGATCCTCAAGTAACAGCCCAGAAGATAGCGGCACTCGCACGCCAGCGGGCACAGGACAAGAACAGGCCGACGCCGTTTTCGACCGCGGCCCAAGACGCTGGGTACCGGTACTACGGCGGGAAGCTGGACGACATCACCGTCGTGGTCTCGTACGTAACTGCCTTTGGCAACTCGTAGCAGTGGGTTAGAAGAAGACTGCTGAATATCTAGACCGAGGCGTGTGCCTCCCCTTTTTGTCCTGTAAATACCCACTACAGCCTTATGAGGCTCTGCTTTTTTTTTCTACCAGACTTGTAAAGAAGCTGGATGATTTGTAAGTATCTCCTCTGGATGAGTACAGTAGCTGTAGAGAACCGTGGACAGTTTTTAATTATGTACTGAAAGAAGCACAGAACGGATTCAAACACGGCAAATTCAAAGCATTTTGCTTTGGTCACTAAGTGCGTACTTCAAGCGCAGATGTTTTGCGGGGATTCCTGCGGCAGTGAAGGGGAGGAACCAAAATTCTGGTGCTTCCTCCAGTTGTCTGCAAAACTGACAGGAAGACTGAAAGAGAACAAGCTGCGGCCCATGGAACACAGCTTATAACATACAAGCAATGGAGAGGCCGATTGTTTGCCAGTGTGTGTTTCAGCATCATCAACGTCTTCGATAACTAGGTAACCACCCCTGCTGTGTTCTATGCCTTTGTTTTTCACGGGAGACGAGAGTCT containing:
- the LOC125513742 gene encoding probable protein phosphatase 2C 55, whose translation is MSPAIALRRAAAWLLRGAAGAGAPRAASSAALPGMGGALLSPARGLQGRDAAGFLGIWGGPAAGGGGGSWWFRCAASSVPRPGLLVEQLLVGGGRSFATGAAPEEVSFSPAAREADVSPPEKSVGTSDKTMLGDRSLKLVSGVCYLPHPDKEETGGEDAHFIWDEQAIGIADGVGGWASYGIDAGQYARDIMSNAVTAIEEEPKDSIDLTRVLEKAHSSTTVPGSSTACIIALTNQGIQAINLGDSGFIVIRDGCTLCRSPVQQHDFNFSYQLQSGNSSDLPNAAQVFKVPVASGDVIVAGTDGLFDNLYNNDITAVVVHATRAGLDPQVTAQKIAALARQRAQDKNRPTPFSTAAQDAGYRYYGGKLDDITVVVSYVTAFGNS